In Blastocatellia bacterium, the genomic stretch ACCTGGGCGAGCTCTGCTTCCAGGTGGGCGACGAACAGCCCCTGGAAGATCACTTGAATGGTTGCGTCGGGGAGGTCGGGGGTGACAAGCGGGTCTGGGGTTGACATGGGGGGTCTCCTTTCGAAGTCAAACTTGATAATGAATGTCAGGCCAAACCGCCTGGGCCTCAAGGCAGCCAGCCAATCGCGGTTCCAGCCGTCAGTAGCTGGCGTAGCCGCCGATGGCGACGAACGCGGCCCAGTAATACGGCGAGCGCGGCTGGCCGTCCTGGTCTCTGAGCATGTCGATTTGCGCAAGGCGGAGGGCCGCGACGGTCGATCCCTCACTCTTGCGATAACGGTGAAAGCGGATCATCAACTCTGCCGTCGAATCCGAGTTGACCGGCCACAGGCTGGCCACCACCAGCGGCACCCGCTTGGCGATGAACGGCCGCGCCAGGCCGACGACGCCTTCGCCGCCATAGTACTTCTCGGCGCCCGTCTGGCAGGCCGATAGCACTACGAGTTTGGCGCGCGTCAGATTCAACCGATAGATCTCGTAGGCTTGAAGAATGCTATCGGCGTCGCCCGCCGCAATGCTCGCCGGGTCTTTCGCCAGCAACAGCTTCGAGCGCATCGGGTTCCACGGATCGATGATGGCGTGGGTGGCGAGGTGAATCACTTCGGCCTTTTCCATCTCGCCCTTGACCCGGCTTTTTGTCGCCGCCGCCTCGACCACCAGCCGGGGAAAGGGGTAACAGGCCGCGACGCCTTTGGCCTCTTTGGTTGCCGAAGTCAAGTCCGCCAATTCGGGGAACGCCTGGCCATCAAAGTAAGGGTTGCCGACGCTCAACAGAGGCTCACTGCCGCCAGCGGCCTTCTCGCGGGCGGCCTGCGAGCAACGGACGAACATGGTCGAGCTGGGGGAGACCATGAAGGCATGTTCTTCGATGAAGTATTTCCCCGAAGCGGGCGAAAACAGCGACTCGAAAGGCAGGTAGTTTAAAATCTTGTCGGCGACGATGCAGAGCTGCTTGCTGCCGTCGAGTTGCTTCTCGATGGGCTTGATCAATAACTCATACAAATCAGCCGCCTCGCTTAAGATCGCTGCCGCGTTGTTTTCGGGCGGTGTGGTGACCATTTGCAGGTAGCCGCGGACCCGGTTATTCAGTTCCTCGGCAGAGATCCGCTGCGAACTGCTGAAAACTTCCGTTTTATCCTTCGACAAGACCCAGATCAGCAGGCTGTCCTTCAAGACCGCATACTGCACGATCTGCGACTGTTCCGGCATAAGCTCTTGTACCGTTTCGGCGCTCATCGGCTGTGAAGGCGCGCCGAAACTGATGTCGGGATTTTGGGCGTCGCCAATGATGTCGACCTTCGTGCTAATCAAATCGTGTAGCGATCTGGCGTGACACCTTTCTGAATAGTCAAAGGCCTTTTTCGCCTCGCCCCTGGCATACTCGAACTCCATTGCCAGGTCGTAGATGCTCTGCTCAGCGTCGAAGAACGTACTGCGGTTGCTCTCTTCTAGAATCTTGGCGCGGTGCTGCTCAAACAGCTTGAGCACGGTTTCCATTTCCTGCTCGACCGAAGGGCATTGGCCTTGCGCCAGGCAGCAAAGCAATTTATCCTTGCGCGCCACGTAACTGAAGGCCCAGGACTTCAGCTCGTCATAAAACCCGATGGCCCGGTCGTAGACATCTGCGGCTTTGCCAAACTCACCGGATTTCCGGTAAATAGCCCCTAATTGCAGAAAGCAGTTGGCGGTGTTCTCTATGCGGACCCTGCGGTCGGGGAAAGAGTCCCCGATTTCCAGAGCCTGCCCCACATGGTTTGCCGCTTCCGCATAGTTGCCGGACTTGGCTAAGATGATCGCTAGATAATTATGAGAGCGGCAGATCAGCCGGGGAGCTTCTGCTTCGGTGGCCAGATTCAACGCCTCCTTCTGGAAATCAATGGCCGCCGTGTATAAGTTCAGCCCGTCGAGTGATCGCGAGATTGAAAAATAGCTGCGCCACAACTGTACCGGCTGCGGGAAATAGACCTGGGCTAATAGCAAATCCTGCAAGTGCAGCTCGACGGCTTTCTGGAAGTTATCCACAAAGCGGTACTCGTCTGCGAGCTGGAAAAGCGTCCTCGCATAGCCGATAGGGTCGCCCATCTCTTTTGATAATCTCAGGGCGCGATTGGTATGCCGGATCGCCATCGAGAGATCATTCGTATAAGTGTTGGCGTTCGCCCTGGCGATCAGACTTTGCACAAGCAGCCACTGGTACTGCGTGCGTTCGCAAGTTTTGCCCAGAGACTCGAACAAGGAAAGCCCGGCCTCGGCTTTCGACTGTTGCAGGTAACAATTACCTAACCAGTAGGCGATGTACGTTACTTCCAAAACATCGCCGCTGCGCTCGAACCCCGCCTTGGCACGGGTGTAGAGGCTGATCGCCTCTTCGAGGTCCGGTTTGGGGTTGGAGTAACTCTCGTGGCCTGCCTTTATTAAGCGACGCGCCTGCAC encodes the following:
- a CDS encoding CHAT domain-containing protein, which codes for MVEADEKTIRQYLLGEMAEAEMSHFEERLMTDDELFEMLRVVEDELIDEAATHELSAQEQARFDSYFLAAPDRRARLELSLALHEHVHPVPEPMKEDDPAKIANLKKTNDPAVVDFLAAKQATNQVPHPSHGRSRRIYMGLAAAAAVILIAIGLWLDGIIPPRPSSDVSKGLQALNQAYREQRPTEARITGLSYAPLPSITRGGQEERFDRSARNRAERILQDEADAHPGVGSYHALGRLYLAEHRLDEAIEQFDKALSLSDKDAQLHNDYAVALMEMGKAKRQKDALGKSLEEFARALEHLDRALALDATLLEALFNRALCHEYMQLYGLAKEDWKAYLEKDSDSAWANEARQRLKQLEERPRQSAQASAQIFDDFIAAYQSKDDGRAWEIICRNRDWRGSFIANKLIDEYLDLAVSGRRDEADERIKLLSYTGDLEYRQARDRFLADLCGFYKAATAAQLKDVVQARRLIKAGHESYSNPKPDLEEAISLYTRAKAGFERSGDVLEVTYIAYWLGNCYLQQSKAEAGLSLFESLGKTCERTQYQWLLVQSLIARANANTYTNDLSMAIRHTNRALRLSKEMGDPIGYARTLFQLADEYRFVDNFQKAVELHLQDLLLAQVYFPQPVQLWRSYFSISRSLDGLNLYTAAIDFQKEALNLATEAEAPRLICRSHNYLAIILAKSGNYAEAANHVGQALEIGDSFPDRRVRIENTANCFLQLGAIYRKSGEFGKAADVYDRAIGFYDELKSWAFSYVARKDKLLCCLAQGQCPSVEQEMETVLKLFEQHRAKILEESNRSTFFDAEQSIYDLAMEFEYARGEAKKAFDYSERCHARSLHDLISTKVDIIGDAQNPDISFGAPSQPMSAETVQELMPEQSQIVQYAVLKDSLLIWVLSKDKTEVFSSSQRISAEELNNRVRGYLQMVTTPPENNAAAILSEAADLYELLIKPIEKQLDGSKQLCIVADKILNYLPFESLFSPASGKYFIEEHAFMVSPSSTMFVRCSQAAREKAAGGSEPLLSVGNPYFDGQAFPELADLTSATKEAKGVAACYPFPRLVVEAAATKSRVKGEMEKAEVIHLATHAIIDPWNPMRSKLLLAKDPASIAAGDADSILQAYEIYRLNLTRAKLVVLSACQTGAEKYYGGEGVVGLARPFIAKRVPLVVASLWPVNSDSTAELMIRFHRYRKSEGSTVAALRLAQIDMLRDQDGQPRSPYYWAAFVAIGGYASY